Within the Glycine soja cultivar W05 chromosome 3, ASM419377v2, whole genome shotgun sequence genome, the region taataatattatattgtcACATGTCATAGGAATATttgtttcatataaaattataaaaaagaaataaaaaataaatattggacCAATTagattaaactttaaaaaagtaatttaaaaaatatttttaagaaggataagatttgcctcttaaaaaaattaaaaaatatactttttttaagaaaaataatttaaacaaacacattaaaaatatatatttattttattaaaaacaatgtCAACATCAAAAAGTGTAGAACTCTCTGTTCATAGGATCCATTGAGCTTCACAGAATTTGAATGAGATTAATGTGGAAAGAGGTGGCAAATTAATGATTGTGGttctttttatcaaacataCTAACAGGTGTCATATACATATTTATCTGCTTCCGTCTCCCCCTACTGAACAagacatactttttgttttgataatagAACAATAGATACTTTTTCTCTCCGTTTTAGTTGATGAGATTTGCATGCCAACTAACTACTAAAAAGAAACGGATAGTTTTTATACTCAATTTTGAGCATATTCCTTCAGTgggtttataaaaaaatatatatagacaaACCTCACACCCAACAGGGATTCAATAAAAGTGTATCAAGAAACATTTTGATGATATAAACTCTTtcaaaattacattaataagtcattacatttagttttattaaacgacttttttaattttattttctttataactaACCTTATTTTAAATGcattctttaattaaaaatatatttccctAAAATCACACGGTTATGAATATATGATATTGCAAGGTTTGGAGCCAAGATCAGAGTAAACCCACCAAATATAGCATCAGGTTCAAAAGAAATAGCTTTTTTTCTCGGCTTTTAGGCAACTAAAGTGTCATCAAGCTTGAAGACAGTATCAAGAATTTTGGTGTCGCATTCTTACAGGATATCATTCTCTATCTTTTTTCTTAGTGTAAATTCCTTGAATGGAATAGACAAGGCGCTAGAACAAATCGCATGCAAGTAACACAAGTCACAATATATTTCACAACATAAGCCAATACTATCggcaaaataataatgtatatcCTTTTATTTCCCTTTGATATTACATCGGGAAAATAAGCAAAAGTGATTAAAACAAAATGTAAAGAATAGAATAGAAATTTTGGgatgattttataattaggtTCCACTAACACCCAAACCTTCTTGTTTGGGTTTCGAAATCCTACGGGTGTTATACGAACCGCACTGTAAACACTTGTGACCAAATATGTGAAAAGATACTGTGCTGGTAGAGTTACAATCATTGCATAGAATTGAAACCTGTCAAATACCCAAACAAGAGTTACATTGTATATTAAGAGCAGCAGCACGGTTATAAACCAGAAACATTTGAGAATAAATCAATTCTGACAAATTTCATCATACCCCCCTCTCCCCTCCTaccaaaatgaataaataaaatgcataaaaataagAGCCTCTCTGAAACAAGCATTATCATAACAAAGTATATGACTCTCCACCTAGAAAGTATATGCAGAAATCTTGGTTCTGCCTCCATAAGCCACACGATTACTACCATGGTCTCACAGTATATCCCCCCCGAAACATTTTGGTTATTATCATATCATTTATTATCATGTTAAGTCCAAAAAATGATATACTTACATGCTCGTCTACGCTTAAGAAGCATCCTAAACCCAAAGACATGATGATGCTATAAatcaattatcatatatatgcaTTGACAAAATTTAGTCATCAAGTTGTAGGTAACCATGTCAATTCATATTATATGAAATTCAAAAATGAACAAACATATAAATGACACTCTTAATAGATCAACTATGAACTAAAGAGAGAATCAAACAGATAAGTAACTACCTCAAACTTGTACTCCTCAGGCATATGAACGCCTTCAATCTATCAAGAATTACAAGTGGATAAATATAGAAGAAACAAATTCCATAGGTCACGAAAGAAATCATTATCAAGATAGAACACTAAAGTAAAACAATTACTAGCAACATCAAAAGCTTTTAtagtaattgataaatttattaagcaATAAAAAAGAGCTTCCAAGACAAAAGCATAAAGGAACAATGGCAATAATTTATTAGGAAGGATGAAGGAAGAATATCAAATAAAGCAATGAAGTTGTTCCAAGATGCCACTCAATTAGTTATATATCCTGAGTAACACCAGTGACTATTATGAAACCTCCATGGAAGTCTTGTCATTATATTTTCTCCTATGTACTAATCAATTAACAAGTTACCAGAAAACTAAGAAATAGTTCTTATAAGCACTTATCCCAAACAGAAGGTTGAAGAGTGACAACAGATTTCTCCAGGACCATCTGCTTAAgcaaaaagtgattttttttaataagctaCGGTGCCAAAGCATCCCTCACAATAGACAATTACTACAATTACCTCATGTTTTCCTATGTACagagagaaattttaaattttatctcaaaGCAAATATGCAACTCACCATGCTAGttgcattttatttatatatgacaACAACCATCCAACCATTACAATCATAGCAAAAATTTGATACAAAATGTCTTCCAAGGCTCATTTCCTAGTTGTTTTATCCCCATGAATTTTCCTTGTCTCCAAGAAAGTCATGTGGAATATTACTTTAGAGTTCAAAGACATAAAACATGGTCATACATAgaccaacaaaaaatatttcaaaacaaaatttaataatagttCCACACACCTCTCGATCTAAATATTCCCAGTTCATATCATTGACTATTGTCTTCAAGCATATAGGACAGCGATACCTGTTGATGAAACAAATCCCAAATTATTAACTGGGCACAAAATATTTAGCTCGTCAGATAAGAGAAGGAATTATTAGGAAGTTAACTGATTTTGAGTTGCCATCTCTCGATAGCACTCCATATGCATTGTGTGTCCACACTTCAAAATGGTGCTGCCTTTTATTGAATCAAATTGGTACTATCCACATACAACAACCTTGTCAGgacagttttaaattttaataacagTTTTGAGCAAAATAAGCAATTAAAATAGCTACAAAGGCAAAAAACAAACCTCCAAACAGATAGGGCAGAAACTCTTCATTGAGTTCTCTACACATGAGTGATTGTTTTGCACACTCACTGAATAGCAAGCACCTGTATTCATACAATAGTACTAAAAAATGGTGAGGACATTCATAATCATAACAAGTCCAAAGTGAAATGCAaatgataaaaagagaaaatatgtgATTTGTTACATATGGTCCTTGtactttaaaatatgaataaatgacAAAGGTTGGTCGGTCAGAGTACGTACAACATTTCTTACAGTGAAAGAACTTATCACGACCACCAACcctgaaaataagaaaattttataaaaaaaaacaccgaAAACTCCACATTtcataaaacaactaaaacaGTATAACCCAGTCCATACTCCATAGCATGTTAGATCAGGTTTATTAATCAAATATCTCATAAATATAAGATTCTAACCTGCAAATGCCGCATTCATCACAATGGAATTGTCCTTTATCCGTCtgccacaataaaaaaaaattgcatggcATCAAATTAAAATGCTAAAAACCAACAAGACATAATCAGCATTCAGCATACAATATCTCGATTACCAATATTCAGAAAGGAAACCTTACATCATCATCATAGAATTTGCAAATCTCGCAATAATATTCTCCCATATTGACGCCACAGCTAGAACACACCTTGGCAACCTGAAATGTCAATATCAAATAATCAATTGATaagtttatattaaattattttttgaattaattcttgATTCTACCTCCTGTTCAGTATCACAGACAGAGCATATAacctgaaataataaaaattcgtAATCAAATTAGGGTTTACATGGAAACCTAGGTCAACGAAAATGCAAGggaagaaaagggaaaaaaaattacactattcTTACTTGCTTAACATCGCGTCTAACAAGTTCATGACGATCTGCGGGGTTGCTAGATGAGTTCTAAACGACAAAAACAATCGAAAATTAATcgaggaaaaagaagaagaagatagagGCGAAAAAAAGAAGCTAGACGTCAATTGCATAATAGGAATAAatggaagagagaaaaagaccGCGGCGTCGTTGTGGCAGTGACGACATGGAAAAATCTGATTGCAGCATGGTGCTCGAATTTTGCATCGTCTCTTATAGTGCTCGCATCTAAGCGTGGAACAAAGGAATACACGCAGAATAACAACATTGAAGGAGATAGTCGTAAATGGAAAGGAAGCGAGAGAAGGTGTTTTTGCAAGATTAGATTAAATTACCCGTACTGCAACTTCCCAAAATCCTCTCTCTTCTCGGTTGCAGGCTCCATTCATCAAGGTGCAAGCTAAACAAAGATTAGGTTTATTTAACAGTGATTTTCACCATTGGAAAATAGTCACGTTAGTCCCTGCCGTAAATGAAGTAGTTAACGTCGTCAGTTATCGCTGACGTGGCTCGTTAAGCGTCACACAGACATGTGGattttttatctctaatttcgtttattttaatgaaatgagAGACCAAAACGAAAGTAAAAAACCCTCATatatcctcctcctcttcttcttcttctttaacaTAACCCTTAAACAGAACCTATGCCCTCTTCTACTCCTCCTCCATATTTGCACTTTTAATCATCTCAATAGACCTAAAAAATCGCACCATTTCGTTCTCTCTTACTATCAACAATGTCGCAGAGGAGCAATGCATCATCATCTCGAACAAGAGTTTCATAACAAGTTGTTCTTTTTGTGGTTGTGGTAGAAAGGCTGTTAGGCGTGTTGCTGGAACAAATATTAACAGAGGAAGGGCGTTTTTCACTTGTTCAATTAATAAGGTATGTCTATTTCACATTTATTGATTTAGGGTTTTGATTTCACATTGAGGGTTTTGATTTAGGGTTTCTATTTGGGGCTTTTCAGGATGAAGTTGGATATTGTGGGTACTTTATTTGGGTTGATCAATTGATTGAAGCACTTGGAGTTGATGATTCACTTGAGACATTTTCCATGGAACAAATAAGACAATTTGAAAGAGAGGAAGATAAGAC harbors:
- the LOC114407334 gene encoding E3 ubiquitin-protein ligase MIEL1 isoform X2, producing the protein MLLFCVYSFVPRLDASTIRDDAKFEHHAAIRFFHVVTATTTPRTHLATPQIVMNLLDAMLSKLYALSVILNRRLPRCVLAVASIWENIIARFANSMMMIRIKDNSIVMNAAFAGACYSVSVQNNHSCVENSMKSFCPICLEYQFDSIKGSTILKCGHTMHMECYREMATQNQYRCPICLKTIVNDMNWEYLDREIEGVHMPEEYKFEVSILCNDCNSTSTVSFHIFGHKCLQCGSYNTRRISKPKQEGLGVSGT
- the LOC114407334 gene encoding E3 ubiquitin-protein ligase MIEL1 isoform X1, translating into MEPATEKREDFGKLQYGCEHYKRRCKIRAPCCNQIFPCRHCHNDAANSSSNPADRHELVRRDVKQVICSVCDTEQEVAKVCSSCGVNMGEYYCEICKFYDDDTDKGQFHCDECGICRVGGRDKFFHCKKCCACYSVSVQNNHSCVENSMKSFCPICLEYQFDSIKGSTILKCGHTMHMECYREMATQNQYRCPICLKTIVNDMNWEYLDREIEGVHMPEEYKFEVSILCNDCNSTSTVSFHIFGHKCLQCGSYNTRRISKPKQEGLGVSGT